A window of the Falco rusticolus isolate bFalRus1 unplaced genomic scaffold, bFalRus1.pri scaffold_55_arrow_ctg1, whole genome shotgun sequence genome harbors these coding sequences:
- the CDC42EP2 gene encoding cdc42 effector protein 2, whose amino-acid sequence MSTKVPIYLKRGSRKGKKEKLRDILSSDMISPPLGDFRHTIHIGSGGESDMFGDISFLQGKFHLLPRTEGSFDSDKDSPDAAPFEFSRTATISGCQQPSSETSSPLLKNAISLPVIGGPQALTLPSAQAPPKPPRLHLDDKAPAVPSGEEDGEGGSAASLLHPCASRFAAPTNGFAEEKGSAEPAFLSHAGSLLSLHVDLGPSILEDVLQVMEKHQAEGVGGSIQDSGRQEILT is encoded by the coding sequence ATGTCCACCAAGGTGCCGATCTACCTGAAGagggggagcaggaaggggaagaaggagaagcTCCGCGACATCCTCTCCTCCGACATGATCAGCCCGCCCTTGGGGGACTTCAGGCACACGATTCACATCGGCAGCGGCGGGGAGAGCGACATGTTTGGGGACATCTCCTTCCTTCAGGGCAAGTTTCATCTCCTCCCCAGGACCGAAGGAAGCTTCGACTCCGACAAGGACAGCCCCGATGCGGCACCATTCGAGTTCTCCAGGACGGCCACTATCTCCGGATGCCAGCAGCCCTCCTCGGAGACTTCATCCCCCCTCCTCAAAAACGCCATCTCCTTGCCCGTCATTGGGGGGCCGCAGGCGCTGACGCTGCCCTCGGCGCAAGCCCCGCCGAAACCACCGCGGTTGCACCTCGATGACAAAGCCCCGGCGGTGCCAAGCGGGGAGGAGGACGGCGAGGGTGGGAGCGCCGCCTCGCTGCTGCATCCCTGCGCCTCCCGTTTCGCTGCTCCAACGAACGGCTTCGCCGAGGAGAAGGGTAGTGCCGAGCCGGCTTTCCTCTCCCACGCtggctccctcctctccctccatgTGGATTTGGGGCCGTCCATTTTGGAGGACGTCCTGCAAGTGATGGAGAAGCACCAAGCAGAGGGAGTGGGTGGATCTATACAGGATTCGGGCAGGCAGGAAATCTTGACGTGA